A window of the Rhodoluna limnophila genome harbors these coding sequences:
- a CDS encoding RNA degradosome polyphosphate kinase encodes MSSEETMAIAVPDLGTELRADRFLDRELSWLAFNQRVLELAEDPNLHLLERVNFLAIFASNLDEFFMVRVAGLKRRIATGLAVTSSSGLSPQDVLSEISREAHLLQSRHASLFIDTIKPAMREKGIRIVRWAALDEAEKSSLHDYFQNQIFPVLTPLAVDPAHPFPYISGLSLNLAVVVRNPDNGKEHFARVKVPPLLPRFVRIPGNTGVTDARFVPLEDIIGEFMGLLFPGMDVLQQHTFRVTRNEDLEVDEDEGENLLVALEKELLRRRFGPPVRLEVANDINPQVLELLIRELDISDEDVYHLPSPLDLTGLFEIASLKRADLHYPPHPVITNRFLQPVEDKDVSIFAAMRQRDILVHHPYESFSTSVQAFVEQAAADPKVLAIKQTLYRTSGDSPIVDALIDAAEAGKQVLALVEIKARFDEQNNIAWARKLEQAGVHVVYGIVGLKTHCKLALVIRQEGNQLKRYCHVGTGNYNPKTARFYEDYGLFTSRDSVGEDLTKLFNQLSGYAPDSQFKSLLVSPNGVRQGLLERIQREIDFKAAGHDARIRVKVNSLVDEEIIDALYKASNAGVKVEVLVRGMCALRPGVPGLSENITVRSVLGRYLEHSRIFGFNGGGDPALFIGSADMMHRNLDRRVEALVRISQPDHIKELNSFFDLAMDDNSASWHLGANGKWSRHQYTLEGTPLTDVQDHIMADVYSKRKSRV; translated from the coding sequence ATGTCTTCTGAAGAAACCATGGCCATTGCTGTTCCTGACCTAGGCACCGAACTGCGTGCGGACCGCTTTTTAGACCGCGAGCTGAGCTGGCTGGCATTTAACCAGCGCGTGCTGGAACTTGCCGAAGACCCAAACCTGCACCTGCTTGAGCGGGTTAACTTTCTGGCAATTTTTGCCTCTAACCTCGATGAATTCTTCATGGTTCGAGTTGCCGGCCTAAAGCGAAGAATTGCAACTGGGCTTGCTGTGACCTCTAGCTCAGGGCTTTCTCCTCAGGATGTACTGAGTGAAATTAGCCGCGAGGCACACCTGCTGCAAAGCCGCCACGCAAGCCTATTTATCGACACCATCAAGCCAGCCATGCGCGAAAAGGGCATCCGGATTGTCCGCTGGGCTGCCCTCGATGAGGCTGAAAAATCTTCACTCCACGATTATTTCCAGAACCAGATTTTTCCGGTGCTGACCCCGCTTGCCGTTGACCCAGCCCACCCATTCCCTTACATTTCTGGTCTTTCGCTGAACCTAGCGGTCGTAGTACGCAACCCTGACAACGGCAAGGAGCACTTTGCCCGCGTGAAGGTCCCGCCGCTACTTCCACGCTTTGTGCGCATCCCGGGCAACACCGGTGTCACCGATGCACGATTTGTGCCGCTCGAGGACATCATCGGTGAATTTATGGGTCTGCTTTTTCCGGGTATGGATGTTCTTCAGCAGCACACCTTTAGGGTTACTCGAAATGAAGACCTTGAGGTTGACGAGGACGAGGGCGAGAACCTATTGGTTGCCCTTGAGAAAGAACTTTTGCGCCGCCGCTTTGGCCCACCGGTTCGACTCGAGGTGGCCAACGACATCAACCCTCAGGTTCTCGAGCTACTGATTCGCGAACTTGATATCTCAGATGAAGATGTTTACCACCTACCGTCTCCGCTTGACCTGACCGGTCTTTTTGAGATTGCATCGCTGAAGCGAGCCGACCTGCACTACCCACCTCACCCGGTGATCACCAACCGGTTCTTGCAGCCGGTTGAGGACAAAGATGTAAGTATTTTTGCGGCTATGCGCCAGCGGGATATTTTGGTTCACCACCCATACGAGTCGTTCTCAACCTCGGTCCAAGCTTTCGTCGAGCAGGCAGCAGCCGACCCTAAGGTGCTAGCTATCAAGCAAACCCTTTACCGCACCTCGGGTGACTCACCAATTGTTGACGCGTTGATTGATGCAGCAGAAGCCGGTAAGCAGGTCTTGGCGCTAGTCGAGATCAAGGCCAGATTTGATGAGCAAAACAACATTGCCTGGGCACGCAAACTAGAGCAAGCCGGTGTTCACGTGGTTTATGGAATCGTTGGCCTCAAGACCCACTGCAAGCTTGCACTGGTGATTCGCCAAGAAGGCAACCAGCTCAAGCGCTACTGCCACGTTGGCACCGGAAACTACAACCCAAAAACCGCCCGTTTTTACGAGGACTACGGTCTATTCACCTCGCGGGATTCAGTCGGCGAAGACCTCACCAAGTTGTTCAACCAACTTTCCGGCTATGCACCTGACTCACAGTTCAAGTCGCTTTTGGTTTCTCCGAACGGTGTGCGTCAGGGTCTGCTCGAGCGCATCCAACGTGAGATTGATTTCAAGGCGGCTGGGCACGATGCTCGCATCCGAGTCAAGGTCAACTCTTTGGTGGACGAAGAAATTATCGATGCGCTATACAAAGCCTCGAATGCCGGCGTAAAGGTTGAGGTTCTGGTGCGTGGAATGTGTGCCTTGCGACCAGGCGTACCAGGCCTCAGCGAAAACATCACCGTTAGATCTGTGCTGGGCCGATACCTTGAGCACTCGCGTATTTTTGGTTTCAATGGCGGGGGCGACCCAGCATTGTTCATCGGATCAGCCGACATGATGCACCGAAACCTTGACCGCCGCGTCGAGGCCTTGGTACGAATTTCTCAGCCTGACCACATCAAAGAGCTCAACAGCTTCTTTGATTTGGCGATGGATGACAACTCGGCATCTTGGCACCTTGGCGCCAACGGCAAATGGTCCCGCCACCAGTACACCCTCGAGGGCACTCCACTCACCGATGTTCAGGACCACATCATGGCGGATGTCTATTCAAAGCGAAAGTCGCGCGTCTAG
- a CDS encoding NUDIX hydrolase codes for MTIFAAGAVLWREVEGKLSVAVIHRSRHNDWSWPKGKVDPGESLLETAVREIKEETGLSVKLGQHLKVVNYTVPSGAPKEVHYWAARVTDSALAKSTFEPSEEVAKVDWMPPSEVMSLLTYQFDRDVLEVFLKQHEAGLLHTKPILVLRHAKATLRTDWYGGKPKDDGSRPLLPAGSEQAEKLIPALAAFGIKRVITSPWLRCVSTVAPYANARNLKIIERSQLSELGNKKGPKRTQNVVHDIIEDGRPSIICSHRPALPTILNTLAEFADEKLSKRILNARDLKPAEFVVIHMTKLVPGKKRKVVSVERYTAQPPVDSTIESAVA; via the coding sequence GTGACGATTTTTGCAGCAGGCGCCGTTCTTTGGCGTGAGGTAGAGGGCAAACTTTCGGTCGCAGTGATTCACAGGTCACGCCACAATGACTGGAGCTGGCCAAAAGGCAAAGTTGACCCAGGCGAGTCACTGCTTGAAACCGCAGTTCGCGAGATCAAAGAAGAGACCGGCCTTAGCGTGAAACTCGGTCAACATCTAAAAGTTGTTAACTACACCGTTCCATCTGGCGCGCCAAAAGAAGTCCATTATTGGGCAGCAAGGGTAACGGATTCTGCCCTGGCCAAATCAACCTTTGAGCCGTCTGAAGAGGTTGCCAAGGTTGACTGGATGCCACCGAGCGAAGTCATGAGCTTACTGACCTACCAGTTTGACCGAGACGTGCTTGAAGTATTTCTAAAACAGCACGAAGCTGGCCTTTTGCACACCAAACCAATTCTGGTTTTACGCCACGCAAAGGCAACGCTGCGCACCGATTGGTACGGTGGCAAACCTAAGGACGACGGTAGTCGCCCTCTGCTGCCGGCAGGTTCGGAGCAAGCCGAAAAACTAATCCCGGCTCTGGCAGCTTTTGGAATCAAGCGCGTTATCACCAGCCCTTGGCTGCGTTGTGTGAGCACTGTCGCGCCATATGCAAACGCGCGAAACCTGAAAATTATTGAACGTTCTCAGCTGAGCGAATTAGGCAATAAAAAGGGCCCAAAGCGGACTCAAAATGTGGTCCACGACATTATCGAAGATGGCCGACCGAGCATTATTTGCTCACATCGCCCAGCCCTGCCAACCATTTTGAATACTCTTGCAGAGTTTGCCGACGAAAAGTTGTCCAAGCGCATTCTGAACGCTCGCGACCTCAAACCGGCCGAATTTGTTGTAATTCATATGACTAAATTGGTGCCCGGAAAAAAGCGCAAGGTGGTCTCGGTTGAGCGTTACACCGCCCAGCCGCCGGTGGACTCAACCATCGAATCGGCCGTCGCTTAG
- a CDS encoding DMT family transporter — protein sequence MKKTSWAALALISVAVSWGAAFVLMKDAIADQPFYDFLAIRFTIAAAVLIVFKPKVLLAFDKTTVKHGVLLGALLAVAYFTQTIGLELASAAITGFITGLYVVLVPIFGWLLYRSKVNKRLVWGVILATGALALISINGFSIGVGELWVMLCAALFAAHIIGLSKLSPGKDVYALTVLQLLTVAAMSWVGALATDGYQAPVDGAGWFAVLFTAIFATALAFLVQTWAQSIMDASRVAILLTGEVAWTAIIAVAVGQEELGLKTLIGGALMTAAMLIVEWPSKNKDEPEVLLEPLVH from the coding sequence ATGAAGAAAACCTCATGGGCAGCACTTGCCCTTATTAGTGTTGCCGTTTCATGGGGTGCCGCATTTGTGCTGATGAAAGACGCCATTGCCGATCAGCCTTTTTATGATTTTCTAGCGATCAGATTTACCATCGCGGCGGCAGTCCTGATTGTTTTCAAGCCAAAGGTTTTGCTGGCTTTTGACAAGACCACTGTTAAACACGGAGTGCTGCTCGGTGCCCTCCTTGCCGTTGCCTACTTCACCCAAACCATCGGTCTTGAGCTGGCATCAGCTGCCATCACCGGCTTTATCACCGGGCTTTACGTGGTTTTGGTGCCAATTTTTGGTTGGTTACTTTACCGCTCTAAGGTCAACAAGCGCCTGGTTTGGGGCGTGATTCTTGCCACCGGCGCACTTGCGCTCATCTCAATCAACGGGTTCTCCATCGGTGTTGGCGAACTATGGGTAATGCTGTGTGCCGCCCTATTTGCCGCGCACATTATTGGCCTTAGCAAACTCAGCCCAGGCAAGGACGTGTACGCCTTGACCGTACTTCAGCTTCTAACGGTTGCCGCCATGAGTTGGGTTGGTGCCCTGGCCACAGATGGCTATCAGGCTCCGGTTGACGGTGCCGGCTGGTTTGCCGTGCTGTTCACTGCGATTTTCGCCACCGCGCTGGCCTTCTTGGTTCAAACTTGGGCGCAATCGATTATGGACGCCTCACGCGTTGCAATTCTGCTGACCGGAGAGGTGGCATGGACCGCAATTATCGCGGTTGCAGTAGGTCAAGAAGAGCTTGGGCTCAAGACTCTCATCGGTGGAGCGCTGATGACCGCCGCGATGCTAATTGTTGAATGGCCTTCAAAGAACAAGGATGAGCCGGAGGTTCTGCTCGAACCTCTTGTGCACTAG
- the pstB gene encoding phosphate ABC transporter ATP-binding protein PstB — MAKRIEIKDLNVYYGSFLAVEGVNLDIEPKSVTAFIGPSGCGKSTLLRTLNRMHEVIPGASAKGQVLIDGKDLYGAGVDPVLVRREVGMVFQRPNPFPTMSIRDNVLAGFKLNNEKQSKSAAEELVEKSLRSANLWNEVKDRLDRPGAGLSGGQQQRLCIARAIAVEPQVLLMDEPTSALDPISTQAIEDLVLELKDSYTIVIVTHNMQQASRISDKTAFFNIAATGAPGKLIEFDKTEVIFSNPSEKMTEDYISGRFG; from the coding sequence ATGGCCAAGAGAATCGAAATCAAAGACCTCAACGTCTACTACGGCAGCTTTCTTGCTGTTGAAGGCGTGAATCTTGATATTGAACCAAAGAGTGTGACCGCGTTCATCGGTCCATCTGGCTGCGGAAAGTCAACTTTGCTCCGGACTCTAAACCGCATGCATGAGGTAATTCCGGGTGCTTCAGCCAAGGGTCAAGTTCTAATTGACGGTAAGGACCTCTATGGAGCCGGCGTGGACCCAGTTTTGGTTCGACGTGAAGTAGGCATGGTCTTCCAGCGCCCGAACCCGTTCCCAACCATGTCGATTCGTGACAACGTTCTCGCCGGATTTAAATTGAACAACGAGAAACAGTCAAAGTCAGCTGCCGAAGAACTTGTCGAAAAATCACTGCGCAGCGCTAACTTGTGGAACGAAGTAAAGGACCGTCTGGACCGACCTGGTGCCGGACTATCAGGTGGCCAGCAGCAGCGCCTTTGCATCGCCCGCGCAATTGCGGTTGAACCACAGGTTCTCTTGATGGATGAGCCGACTTCAGCCCTTGACCCAATTTCTACGCAGGCCATCGAAGACCTCGTTCTTGAGCTAAAAGACAGCTACACGATTGTGATTGTGACTCACAACATGCAGCAGGCCAGCCGCATTTCAGACAAAACTGCCTTCTTCAACATCGCGGCCACTGGGGCACCGGGCAAGTTGATTGAGTTCGACAAGACCGAGGTGATCTTCAGTAACCCTAGCGAGAAAATGACCGAGGACTACATCTCAGGGCGCTTCGGGTAA
- the pstA gene encoding phosphate ABC transporter permease PstA, which translates to MRFLTLAKRRHLKNRLATVAIFAAFGVAILPLISLLFTAVSQGAARFDLDFFTLSMRNVVGAGGGALHAIIGTVEITLLATLISVPIGLLTAIYLVEYGRGRLARAVTVFVDVMTGIPSIVAGLFAFALFAIAFGPGVRMGFAGAVALSLLMTPVVIRSAEEMLKLVPNELREASYALGVPKWLTVMKVVLPSSSAGIITGIMIAISRVIGETAPLLIVAGFTQSMNYNPFYERMMTLPVFVYSSYSSQGADAQAYIDRAWAGALVLIVLVLALNLGARALSAYFNRKLSR; encoded by the coding sequence ATGCGATTCTTGACCCTTGCAAAGCGTCGCCACCTGAAGAACCGTCTTGCCACGGTTGCCATCTTCGCGGCTTTTGGTGTCGCCATCCTTCCTCTCATCTCGCTGCTATTTACCGCGGTCTCTCAAGGGGCTGCGCGCTTCGACCTAGATTTCTTCACACTCTCGATGCGCAATGTTGTGGGTGCTGGTGGAGGTGCGCTGCACGCCATCATTGGTACGGTCGAAATCACGTTGCTGGCAACGCTCATTTCGGTTCCGATCGGTTTGCTCACCGCAATTTACTTGGTTGAATATGGGCGGGGCCGCCTGGCCCGTGCTGTCACTGTATTCGTTGACGTAATGACTGGTATTCCGTCGATTGTTGCCGGCCTATTTGCGTTTGCCCTATTTGCGATCGCGTTTGGCCCTGGTGTACGAATGGGCTTTGCCGGAGCAGTTGCACTTAGCTTGCTGATGACTCCAGTGGTAATCAGGTCTGCTGAAGAAATGCTGAAACTGGTCCCTAACGAACTTCGCGAGGCTTCCTACGCACTAGGTGTTCCGAAGTGGCTAACCGTCATGAAGGTCGTGTTGCCTAGCTCGTCTGCCGGAATCATCACCGGAATCATGATTGCCATCTCGCGCGTAATCGGTGAAACAGCGCCCCTGCTAATCGTTGCCGGTTTTACCCAGAGCATGAACTACAACCCGTTCTACGAACGAATGATGACTCTGCCTGTGTTTGTTTACTCGTCTTACTCAAGCCAGGGTGCCGATGCCCAGGCGTACATTGATCGTGCTTGGGCCGGAGCCCTAGTTTTGATTGTTTTGGTGCTTGCCCTAAACCTTGGGGCCCGGGCGCTTTCCGCTTATTTCAACCGCAAGCTATCTCGATAG
- the pstC gene encoding phosphate ABC transporter permease subunit PstC — protein MKTKIRLADRIFSGLTIWSGSVILAALAAVAIFLMVQAWPALIANPADLPNAENGFLAYVVPFVFGTIFSALIALAIATPLAIGIGLFISHYAPRKLAQSLGYVIDLLAAIPSVVFGLWGIQVLAPAVQPAYVWLNENLGFLPIFTGQVSGTGRTILTVSIVLAIMILPIMSAMAREIFLQTPKLHEEAALALGATKWEMIRMAVLPFGRPGLISAAMLGLGRALGETMAVAMVLSPAAVISFALLTSTNSNTIAANIALNFPEASGLGVNLLIASGLVLFAITLVVNMSARAIVNRRREFSGAN, from the coding sequence ATGAAGACCAAAATCCGTTTGGCAGACCGTATATTCAGCGGTCTAACCATCTGGTCAGGTTCTGTGATCCTTGCAGCGCTGGCTGCGGTAGCAATATTTTTGATGGTTCAGGCATGGCCTGCACTGATTGCTAACCCGGCAGATCTCCCAAACGCCGAAAATGGCTTCTTGGCCTACGTGGTGCCATTCGTATTCGGAACTATTTTCTCCGCTCTAATTGCTTTGGCAATTGCAACTCCACTCGCCATCGGCATCGGCCTATTTATCTCTCACTATGCGCCAAGAAAACTGGCCCAAAGCCTCGGTTACGTAATCGACCTTTTGGCCGCTATTCCATCGGTGGTCTTTGGGCTCTGGGGTATTCAAGTTTTGGCTCCAGCAGTTCAGCCGGCCTATGTTTGGCTCAACGAAAATCTAGGATTCTTGCCTATTTTTACCGGCCAGGTGTCCGGTACCGGCCGAACAATTCTTACGGTGTCAATTGTGCTTGCCATCATGATTTTGCCGATTATGAGTGCCATGGCTCGAGAGATATTCCTCCAGACCCCAAAACTGCACGAAGAGGCAGCACTGGCTTTGGGTGCAACCAAATGGGAGATGATCCGGATGGCCGTTTTGCCATTTGGGCGCCCAGGTTTGATTTCGGCAGCAATGCTTGGCCTAGGTCGAGCACTCGGTGAAACCATGGCGGTGGCAATGGTTCTCTCACCGGCTGCCGTTATTTCATTTGCCCTGCTTACCTCAACCAACTCAAATACCATCGCGGCAAATATTGCCCTGAACTTTCCAGAGGCAAGCGGCCTGGGTGTGAACCTACTAATTGCTTCTGGCCTAGTCCTGTTTGCTATCACCTTGGTGGTAAACATGTCAGCCAGAGCCATTGTTAATCGTCGCCGCGAGTTCTCAGGAGCAAACTAA
- the pstS gene encoding phosphate ABC transporter substrate-binding protein PstS — MKKSALKIAGLAIAGTIALTGCAANEGATNGDSLSGTLNGAGSSAMGSAQEAWIAAFQTANGAVTINYDPTGSGAGRESFISGAVNFAGSDSYLKDEELALTFAACAPGTTPFEVPVYISPIAVIFNVEGVTDLNLDAATIAGIFKGDITKWNDAAIVALNPEANLPAANITAVHRSDDSGTTKNFSDYLSKTAESIWDGEVSDVFPYQSGEGAKGTSGVVDAVTNGTNTIGYADASKAGSLSIAKLKVGEEFVALSNESAAAIVDASPAVEGRDATDLAIKIDRATTAAGAYPLVLVSYLIGCNEYADPTVGALVKAYASYLVSTEGQAHAAASAGSAPLSAALTAKVTAVVSAIK, encoded by the coding sequence ATCAAGAAATCAGCACTGAAGATTGCAGGCCTTGCAATCGCTGGAACTATTGCTCTCACCGGCTGTGCCGCAAATGAAGGCGCAACCAACGGTGACTCTCTAAGCGGCACCCTAAATGGTGCTGGTTCATCTGCAATGGGTAGTGCTCAGGAAGCCTGGATTGCGGCTTTCCAGACTGCCAACGGCGCAGTCACCATCAACTACGACCCAACCGGTTCAGGTGCTGGTCGCGAATCATTTATCTCTGGTGCAGTCAACTTCGCCGGCTCTGACTCTTACCTAAAAGACGAAGAATTGGCTCTAACCTTTGCTGCCTGTGCTCCTGGAACCACTCCTTTCGAGGTTCCGGTTTACATTTCTCCTATCGCCGTTATCTTCAACGTTGAGGGCGTGACTGACTTGAACCTTGATGCAGCAACAATTGCTGGAATCTTCAAGGGCGACATCACCAAGTGGAACGACGCAGCAATCGTTGCTCTCAACCCAGAGGCAAACCTGCCGGCAGCTAACATCACTGCGGTTCACCGTTCAGATGATTCAGGTACCACCAAAAACTTCTCTGACTACCTAAGCAAGACCGCAGAGTCAATCTGGGATGGCGAAGTTAGCGACGTATTCCCTTACCAGTCAGGTGAGGGTGCCAAGGGTACCTCGGGTGTTGTTGATGCTGTAACTAACGGAACCAACACCATCGGTTACGCAGACGCTTCAAAGGCTGGCTCGCTTTCAATCGCCAAGCTAAAGGTTGGCGAAGAATTTGTAGCGCTAAGCAACGAGTCAGCTGCAGCAATTGTTGATGCGTCACCTGCAGTTGAGGGCCGCGATGCAACTGACCTTGCAATCAAGATTGACCGTGCAACTACTGCAGCAGGCGCTTACCCGCTAGTTCTAGTTAGCTACCTAATCGGTTGCAACGAGTACGCAGACCCAACCGTGGGTGCATTGGTAAAGGCTTACGCCTCATACCTAGTTAGCACCGAGGGCCAGGCACACGCTGCAGCCTCAGCTGGCTCAGCACCACTGAGTGCCGCTCTAACCGCAAAGGTTACCGCTGTAGTTTCAGCAATCAAGTAA
- the glpK gene encoding glycerol kinase GlpK: protein MRNFVLAVDQGTTSTRAIIFNHDGEKVASSQKEHEQIFPQPGWVEHNPDEIWANTQYVISGALREAGLGAADIAAVGITNQRETAMVWDATTGEPIYNAIVWQDTRTQDIVDRLAGESGVDRYKSSLGLPLATYFSATKIIWILENVPGAREKADAGQLRFGTMDSWLLWNLTGGLDGGLHLTDVTNASRTLLMDLQTLSWRADLLQEFGIPISMLPRIVSSSEIYGAVASESELAGVPIAGILGDQQAATFGQAAFDAGESKNTYGTGNFLMFQTGEQIVQSKNGLLTTVGFKLGDAPAHYALEGSIAVTGSLIQWLRDNLGLFASSAEVEELAKTVPDNGGAYFVPAFSGLFAPYWRSDARGALVGLTRFVNRGHIARAALEAAAYQTRDVLDAVNADAGVKLTQLKVDGGMTANETLMQFQADILGVPVVRPVVTETTALGAAYVAGLAVGFWSGLAELRANWHEDRRWNPTMPSAQVEKYYRDWQKAVTKTLDWVESDAI from the coding sequence ATGAGAAATTTTGTTTTGGCTGTAGACCAAGGCACCACCAGCACGAGGGCAATAATCTTCAATCACGACGGCGAAAAGGTTGCTTCGAGTCAAAAAGAGCACGAGCAGATTTTTCCGCAACCAGGTTGGGTGGAGCATAATCCAGATGAGATTTGGGCCAACACCCAATATGTGATCTCTGGAGCTTTGCGCGAGGCGGGCCTTGGTGCTGCGGATATCGCAGCGGTCGGCATCACGAATCAGCGTGAGACAGCAATGGTCTGGGATGCCACGACTGGCGAGCCCATCTACAACGCTATTGTTTGGCAAGACACCCGCACCCAGGACATCGTCGATCGGCTAGCTGGCGAATCGGGGGTAGACCGATACAAATCAAGCCTCGGATTACCGCTAGCCACCTATTTTTCGGCTACCAAAATTATCTGGATTCTAGAAAATGTACCGGGCGCTAGAGAAAAGGCTGACGCTGGCCAGCTGCGTTTTGGAACCATGGACAGTTGGTTGCTTTGGAATCTAACCGGTGGCCTAGATGGCGGCCTGCACCTGACCGACGTTACCAACGCATCGCGCACTCTGTTGATGGATCTCCAAACCTTGAGTTGGCGCGCTGACCTGCTCCAAGAATTCGGCATCCCGATCTCAATGCTTCCGCGCATTGTGAGCTCATCAGAAATTTACGGTGCCGTAGCTAGCGAATCGGAATTGGCCGGCGTTCCGATCGCCGGCATTCTTGGCGATCAGCAGGCTGCAACGTTTGGGCAGGCAGCTTTTGACGCAGGGGAGTCAAAGAACACCTACGGAACCGGCAACTTTTTGATGTTTCAAACCGGCGAGCAAATCGTACAGAGCAAGAATGGGCTGCTCACCACGGTTGGCTTCAAGTTGGGTGATGCCCCAGCGCACTACGCTCTAGAGGGCTCAATCGCGGTAACCGGATCGCTGATCCAGTGGCTCAGAGACAACCTTGGTCTTTTTGCCTCTTCTGCTGAGGTTGAGGAACTAGCAAAAACCGTGCCTGATAACGGCGGTGCCTATTTTGTTCCGGCATTCTCGGGCCTGTTCGCGCCTTATTGGCGCTCGGATGCTCGCGGGGCGCTGGTCGGTCTGACGAGATTCGTCAATCGTGGACACATTGCTCGGGCCGCACTTGAAGCGGCCGCGTACCAAACTCGCGATGTTCTAGATGCCGTCAATGCCGATGCTGGGGTCAAGCTAACCCAGCTAAAGGTTGACGGCGGTATGACGGCAAATGAAACCCTGATGCAATTTCAGGCTGACATTCTTGGCGTTCCGGTGGTCCGCCCGGTAGTCACCGAAACCACGGCCCTGGGTGCTGCCTACGTTGCGGGATTGGCCGTTGGTTTCTGGTCCGGGCTAGCAGAGCTTCGAGCAAACTGGCACGAAGATCGGCGTTGGAACCCGACGATGCCATCTGCCCAAGTGGAAAAGTACTACCGTGACTGGCAGAAAGCTGTCACTAAGACCCTCGACTGGGTCGAATCAGACGCAATTTGA
- a CDS encoding glycerol-3-phosphate dehydrogenase/oxidase, with translation MRPNVSALMADNHAQVLIIGGGINGLATFRDLSLQGVKVALVERNDFASGASAASSHMIHGGIRYLENGEFRLVRESVTERNGLLKIAPHYVKPLQTTIPIFTTFSGILAAPMRFLTHKQSKPTQRGALLIKLGLSIYDSFSSGGGTVPPHRFLGRKKSLQELPALDPTVKYTATYFDASVHEPERLALDVLLDGLGEGAHARAANYVEAVGVSANRVVLKDRETGTSFEFSADLVINASGPWTDLTNQALGEASQFMGGTKGSHIVLDHPELLAACDGREMFFENADGRIVLIYPLKGRVLVGTSDLEADINEPAVCTEEEIDYFFGLIGEVFPNIRVHRSQIVYKYSGVRPLPRHEDTAPGFVSRDYRIVEGVLPGTETPLLSLVGGKWTTFRALAEHLAKEALAALGLDRRISTKNLAIGGAKDFPKNDKARDVWLAEHATLVGQDRALLLLERYGMRAAEVIEFLSAIGDSPFKSTDKLSTGELRYIVEKEMAVRLVDILMRRTSLAFTGEATDAVIAEVATEMQQLLGWSEPRTQAEIAKAQRSLS, from the coding sequence ATGCGACCAAACGTTTCCGCTCTGATGGCAGACAACCACGCCCAAGTGCTAATCATCGGTGGTGGCATCAACGGTTTGGCAACCTTTAGAGACCTCAGCTTGCAGGGCGTCAAGGTAGCCCTTGTCGAGCGCAATGACTTTGCCTCAGGGGCATCAGCAGCTAGTTCGCACATGATCCACGGCGGTATTCGGTACCTCGAAAATGGCGAGTTCCGACTGGTTCGCGAGTCGGTAACCGAGCGGAATGGACTGCTCAAGATCGCACCGCACTATGTCAAGCCACTGCAGACTACGATTCCAATCTTCACCACATTTTCGGGCATTCTTGCAGCGCCGATGCGGTTTTTGACTCACAAGCAGAGCAAACCAACCCAGCGCGGTGCTCTCCTGATTAAGCTCGGGCTGAGCATTTACGACTCGTTTTCAAGCGGCGGTGGCACCGTCCCACCGCATAGATTCCTCGGTCGCAAAAAGTCATTGCAAGAGTTGCCCGCGCTAGACCCAACAGTCAAATACACTGCTACTTACTTTGATGCTTCGGTTCACGAACCTGAGCGCCTAGCCCTTGATGTTTTGCTTGATGGCTTGGGTGAGGGTGCCCATGCCCGAGCTGCCAATTACGTTGAGGCGGTTGGTGTCTCTGCCAATCGAGTCGTGCTCAAGGACCGTGAAACCGGAACTAGTTTTGAGTTTTCTGCCGATTTGGTCATCAACGCCTCGGGTCCGTGGACGGACCTGACAAACCAAGCGCTGGGTGAGGCTTCGCAGTTTATGGGCGGAACCAAAGGCTCCCACATCGTGCTTGACCACCCAGAATTGCTGGCAGCTTGCGATGGCCGCGAGATGTTCTTCGAAAATGCCGATGGCCGCATTGTTTTGATTTACCCGCTAAAGGGTCGGGTGCTGGTTGGAACCAGTGATCTAGAGGCTGACATCAACGAACCGGCCGTTTGCACCGAAGAAGAAATTGACTATTTCTTTGGCTTAATTGGTGAGGTATTTCCGAACATTCGGGTTCATCGCAGCCAGATTGTTTATAAGTATTCGGGCGTCCGCCCGCTACCTCGCCACGAAGACACTGCTCCGGGGTTTGTCTCACGCGATTACCGAATCGTGGAGGGCGTCCTGCCTGGCACTGAGACACCATTATTGAGTCTGGTCGGCGGCAAATGGACAACTTTCAGGGCCCTGGCTGAGCACCTGGCCAAGGAGGCACTGGCTGCACTCGGGCTTGATCGCCGAATTTCGACCAAGAATTTGGCCATTGGTGGAGCCAAGGATTTCCCTAAAAATGACAAGGCCCGTGATGTATGGCTTGCCGAGCACGCCACCTTGGTTGGCCAAGACCGGGCGTTGCTCTTGCTGGAGCGCTATGGCATGCGAGCGGCAGAGGTAATCGAGTTTTTGAGCGCTATTGGCGACTCCCCCTTCAAGTCCACCGACAAACTTTCGACCGGTGAGTTGCGGTACATCGTTGAAAAAGAAATGGCCGTGCGCCTAGTCGACATCTTGATGCGCCGAACCAGCCTTGCTTTTACCGGTGAGGCCACCGATGCGGTAATTGCTGAGGTTGCTACTGAGATGCAGCAATTACTTGGATGGTCTGAGCCGCGCACGCAGGCAGAAATAGCCAAGGCTCAGCGGAGCCTGTCATGA